One window from the genome of Bubalus kerabau isolate K-KA32 ecotype Philippines breed swamp buffalo chromosome 17, PCC_UOA_SB_1v2, whole genome shotgun sequence encodes:
- the ZNF423 gene encoding zinc finger protein 423 isoform X2, which translates to MIGDGCDLGLGEEEGGTGLPYPCQFCDKSFIRLSYLKRHEQIHSDKLPFKCTYCSRLFKHKRSRDRHIKLHTGDKKYHCHECEAAFSRSDHLKIHLKTHSSSKPFKCTVCKRGFSSTSSLQSHMQAHKKNKEHLAKSEKEAKKDDFMCDYCEDTFSQTEELEKHVLTRHPQLSEKADLQCIHCPEVFVDENALLAHIHQAHANQKHKCPMCPEQFSSVEGVYCHLDSHRQPDSSNHSVSPDPVLGSVASMSSATPDSSASVERGSTPDSTLKPLRGQKKMRDDGQGWSKVVYSCPYCSKRDFNSLAVLEIHLKTIHADKPQQSHTCQICLDSMPTLYNLNEHVRKLHKNHAYPVMQFGSISAFHCNYCPEMFADINSLQEHIRVSHCGPNANPPDGNNAFFCNQCSMGFLTESSLTEHIQQAHCSVGSAKLESPVVQPTQSFMEVYSCPYCTNSPIFGSILKLTKHIKENHKNIPLAHSKKSKAEQSPVSSDVEVSSPKRQRLSASANSISNGEYPCNQCDLKFSNFESFQTHLKLHLELLLRKQACPQCKEDFDSQESLLQHLTVHYMTTSTHYVCESCDKQFSSVDDLQKHLLDMHTFVLYHCTLCQEVFDSKVSIQVHLAVKHSNEKKMFRCTACNWDFRKEADLQVHVKHSHLGNPARAHKCIFCGETFSTEVELQCHITTHSKKYNCKFCSKAFHAIILLEKHLREKHCVFDAAAENGTANGVPPAAAKKAEPADLPGVLLKNPEAPNSHEASEDDVDASEPMYGCDICGAAYTMEVLLQNHRLRDHNIRPGEDDGSRKKAEFIKGSHKCNVCSRTFFSENGLREHLQTHRGPAKHYMCPICGERFPSLLTLTEHKVTHSKSLDTGTCRICKMPLQSEEEFIEHCQMHPDLRNSLTGFRCVVCMQTVTSTLELKIHGTFHMQKLAGSSAASSPNGQGLQKLYKCALCLKEFRSKQDLVKLDVNGLPYGLCAGCMARSANGQVGGLAPPEPADRPCAGLRCPECSVKFESAEDLESHMQVDHRDLTPETSGPRKGAQTSPVPRKKTYQCIKCQMTFENEREIQIHVANHMIEEGINHECKLCNQMFDSPAKLLCHLIEHSFEGMGGTFKCPVCFTVFVQANKLQQHIFAVHGQEDKIYDCSQCPQKFFFQTELQNHTMSQHAQ; encoded by the exons ATGATTGGAGATGGGTGTGACCTGGGCCTGGGTGAGGAGGAAGGGGGCACGGGCCTGCCGTACCCTTGCCAGTTCTGCGACAAGTCCTTCATCCGCCTGAGCTACTTGAAGAGGCACGAGCAGATCCACAGCGACAAGCTGCCGTTCAAGTGCACCTACTGCAGCCGCCTCTTCAAGCACAAAAGGAGCCGCGACCGGCACATCAAGCTGCACACGGGCGACAAGAAGTACCACTGTCACGAGTGCGAGGCGGCCTTCTCCCGCAGCGACCACCTCAAGATCCACCTGAAGACCCACAGCTCCAGCAAGCCCTTCAAGTGCACGGTCTGCAAGCGCGGCTTCTCCTCCACCAGCTCGCTGCAGAGCCACATGCAGGCCCACAAGAAGAACAAGGAGCACCTGGCCAAGTCGGAGAAGGAGGCCAAGAAGGACGACTTCATGTGCGACTACTGTGAGGACACGTTCAGCCAGACTGAGGAGCTGGAGAAGCACGTGCTCACCCGCCACCCCCAGCTCTCCGAGAAGGCCGACCTGCAGTGCATCCACTGCCCCGAGGTCTTTGTCGACGAGAACGCGCTGCTCGCCCACATCCACCAAGCCCACGCCAACCAGAAACACAAGTGCCCCATGTGCCCCGAGCAGTTCTCCTCCGTGGAGGGTGTCTACTGCCACCTGGACAGCCACCGGCAGCCCGATTCCAGCAACCACAGCGTCAGCCCCGACCCCGTGCTGGGCAGCGTGGCCTCTATGAGCAGCGCCACACCGGACTCCAGCGCCTCTGTGGAGCGAGGCTCCACCCCGGACTCCACCTTGAAGCCGCTGCGGGGCCAGAAGAAGATGCGGGATGACGGGCAGGGCTGGTCCAAGGTGGTGTACAGCTGCCCCTACTGCTCCAAGCGGGACTTCAACAGCCTGGCCGTGCTGGAGATCCACCTGAAGACCATCCACGCGGATAAGCCGCAGCAGAGCCACACGTGTCAGATCTGCCTGGACTCCATGCCCACCCTCTACAACCTCAATGAGCACGTCCGCAAGCTGCATAAGAACCACGCGTACCCCGTAATGCAGTTCGGCAGCATCTCCGCCTTCCACTGCAACTACTGCCCCGAGATGTTTGCCGACATCAACAGCCTGCAGGAGCACATCCGGGTCTCCCACTGCGGCCCCAACGCCAACCCGCCCGACGGCAACAACGCCTTCTTCTGCAACCAGTGCTCCATGGGCTTCCTGACCGAGTCCTCCCTCACAGAGCACATCCAGCAGGCCCACTGCAGTGTGGGCAGCGCCAAGCTGGAGTCCCCGGTCGTGCAGCCCACGCAGTCCTTCATGGAGGTCTACTCCTGCCCCTACTGCACCAACTCGCCCATCTTCGGCTCCATCCTGAAGCTCACCAAGCACATCAAGGAGAACCACAAGAACATCCCGCTGGCCCACAGTAAGAAGTCCAAGGCGGAACAGAGCCCGGTCTCGTCGGATGTGGAGGTGTCTTCCCCGAAGCGGCAGCGGCTCTCGGCGAGCGCCAACTCCATCTCCAACGGCGAGTACCCGTGCAACCAGTGCGACCTCAAGTTCTCCAACTTCGAGAGCTTCCAGACCCACCTGAAGCTGcacctggagctgctgctgcggAAGCAGGCGTGCCCCCAGTGCAAGGAGGACTTCGACTCGCAGGAGTCCCTGCTGCAGCACCTGACTGTGCACTACATGACCACGTCCACCCACTACGTGTGCGAGAGCTGCGACAAGCAGTTCTCCTCGGTGGACGACCTGCAGAAGCACCTGCTGGACATGCACACCTTCGTGCTCTACCACTGCACCCTGTGTCAGGAGGTCTTCGACTCCAAGGTGTCCATCCAGGTGCATCTGGCGGTGAAGCACAGCAACGAGAAGAAGATGTTCCGCTGCACGGCCTGCAACTGGGACTTCCGCAAGGAGGCCGACCTGCAGGTGCACGTCAAGCACAGCCACCTGGGCAACCCGGCCAGGGCCCACAAGTGCATCTTCTGCGGGGAGACCTTCAGCACCGAGGTGGAGCTGCAGTGCCACATCACCACGCACAGCAAGAAGTACAACTGCAAGTTCTGCAGCAAGGCCTTCCACGCCATCATCCTGCTGGAGAAGCACCTGCGGGAGAAGCACTGCGTGTTCGACGCGGCGGCCGAGAACGGCACGGCCAACGGGGTGCCCCCGGCCGCCGCCAAGAAGGCCGAGCCGGCCGACCTGCCGGGCGTGCTGCTGAAGAACCCCGAGGCACCCAACAGCCACGAGGCGAGTGAGGATGACGTGGACGCGTCGGAGCCCATGTACGGCTGCGACATCTGCGGGGCGGCCTACACCATGGAGGTGCTGCTGCAGAACCACCGGCTGCGGGACCACAACATCCGGCCGGGCGAGGACGACGGCTCGCGGAAGAAGGCCGAGTTCATCAAGGGCAGCCACAAGTGCAACGTGTGCTCGCGGACTTTCTTCTCAGAGAACGGGCTCCGGGAGCACCTGCAGACCCACCGGGGCCCCGCCAAGCACTACATGTGCCCCATCTGCGGCGAGCGTTTCCCCTCGCTGCTGACGCTCACCGAGCACAAGGTGACCCACAGCAAGAGCCTGGACACGGGCACCTGCCGCATCTGCAAGATGCCCCTGCAGAGCGAGGAGGAGTTCATCGAACACTGCCAGATGCACCCCGACCTGCGCAACTCCCTCACGGGCTTCCGCTGCGTGGTCTGCATGCAGACGGTCACCTCCACGCTTGAGCTCAAGATCCACGGCACCTTCCACATGCAGAAGCTGGCGGGCAGCTCGGCCGCGTCCTCCCCCAACGGCCAGGGGCTGCAGAAGCTCTACAAGTGTGCCCTGTGCCTCAAAGAGTTCCGCAGCAAGCAGGACCTGGTGAAGCTCGACGTCAACGGGCTCCCCTACGGCCTCTGCGCCGGCTGCATGGCCCGCAGCGCCAATGGACAGGTGGGCGGCCTGGCCCCGCCCGAGCCTGCAGACCGGCCCTGCGCCGGCCTCCGCTGCCCCGAGTGCAGCGTCAAGTTTGAGAGCGCGGAGGACCTGGAGAGCCACATGCAGGTGGACCACCGTGACCTCACCCCAGAGACCAGTGGGCCCCGGAAAGGCGCCCAGACGTCGCCAGTGCCCCGG AAAAAGACATACCAGTGCATCAAGTGCCAGATGACCTTCGAGAATGAGAGAGAGATCCAAATCCACGTTGCCAACCACATGATTG